One window from the genome of Streptomyces sp. NBC_01476 encodes:
- a CDS encoding LytR/AlgR family response regulator transcription factor, whose product MPLRILAVDDEPPALEDLTYLLRGDTRVGRVLAAGSTDAALRLLESETVDAVFLDIRMPGLDGLDLVRVLRRFAEPPSVVFVTAYDDFAVDAFALKACDYLLKPVRRERLAEAVRRVADLSGAAPGAAPPGLSTERIPVDLGGVTRFVPRDEVAYVEAQGDYVRLHARGEAPLVRVSLAVLEERWVPHGFLRVHRGFLVALRHVEGLRSVGGHWTVQVAGDDLPVSRRHTRELRDVLTRWAQKPGPS is encoded by the coding sequence ATGCCGCTGCGGATCCTGGCCGTGGACGACGAGCCGCCCGCCCTGGAGGACTTGACGTATCTGCTGCGCGGCGACACCCGCGTCGGCCGGGTGCTGGCCGCCGGCAGTACCGACGCGGCGCTGCGGCTGCTGGAGAGCGAGACCGTGGACGCGGTCTTCCTCGACATCCGGATGCCGGGACTCGACGGACTCGACCTGGTCCGTGTGCTGCGCAGGTTCGCCGAGCCGCCATCGGTCGTCTTCGTCACCGCCTACGACGACTTCGCGGTGGACGCCTTCGCCCTCAAAGCCTGCGACTACCTGCTCAAACCGGTCCGCCGCGAACGCCTCGCCGAGGCGGTCCGCCGGGTCGCCGATCTGAGCGGCGCCGCCCCCGGCGCCGCACCGCCGGGCCTGTCCACCGAGCGCATACCCGTCGACCTCGGCGGCGTCACCCGGTTCGTCCCCCGCGACGAAGTGGCGTACGTAGAAGCCCAGGGCGACTACGTACGCCTGCACGCCCGCGGTGAAGCCCCCCTGGTCCGGGTGTCGCTGGCGGTCCTCGAAGAGCGCTGGGTGCCGCACGGATTCCTCCGCGTCCACCGGGGGTTCCTGGTCGCGCTGCGGCACGTCGAGGGGCTGCGCTCGGTGGGCGGCCACTGGACCGTGCAGGTGGCGGGGGACGACCTGCCGGTCAGCCGCCGCCACACCCGGGAGCTGCGGGACGTGCTGACGCGGTGGGCGCAGAAACCCGGTCCGTCATGA